TGCTGACGGTCTTCACGCTGAGGCAAAGCTCTTCGGCCACTTCCTTGAGGCGCCTGCCCGACGCGATCAAGCACATCACCTGGAACTCGCGGTCGGACAGGTTCTCGTGCGCCGGTCTCTCGTAGTCGCTGCCGATGGCGGTGGCCAGCTTTTCGGCCATGGACGGGCTAACGTACTTTCCCCCTCCCAATACCTTTCTCATGGCGTTGACCAGTTCCTCGGAGGCGCTGTCCTTGTTCATGTAACCTGAGGCTCCAGCCTTGAGCACCCGCATCGCATACTGGTCCTCGGGGTGCATGGAGAGTATGAGCACTGGCAGCGCCGGCTTCATCGCCTTCAGGTCCTTGAGCGCCTCCAGGCCGCTGCGGTCGGGCAGGGTTATGTCCAGGATCACTATGTCCCAGTGCTCCTCCCCCACCAGCTCGAGCATGCGGGTGGCGGACTCGGCCTCCACCGCGACCGTGACATCCGGCTCATCCGCCAGGATCTGCAGCAGCCCCTTCCTGACCACTGGATGGTCGTC
This window of the Actinomycetota bacterium genome carries:
- a CDS encoding response regulator transcription factor; the encoded protein is MRVLIVDDHPVVRKGLLQILADEPDVTVAVEAESATRMLELVGEEHWDIVILDITLPDRSGLEALKDLKAMKPALPVLILSMHPEDQYAMRVLKAGASGYMNKDSASEELVNAMRKVLGGGKYVSPSMAEKLATAIGSDYERPAHENLSDREFQVMCLIASGRRLKEVAEELCLSVKTVSTYRARVLEKMGMENNAEMTYYAIKNGLID